One window of the Eucalyptus grandis isolate ANBG69807.140 chromosome 8, ASM1654582v1, whole genome shotgun sequence genome contains the following:
- the LOC104415409 gene encoding probable serine/threonine-protein kinase PIX13 isoform X1 codes for MPMGSLEYQLFREVSADHLSWDLRLKIAVGAARGLAFLHNSCNMIHRDFKSANILLDESYMAKLSDFGLVRSGPLEDKSHVSTQFMGTTGYCDPEYRATGRLTVESDVYSFGVVLLEILTGCRAFDPSSPADRVDLVEWTRPYLSGKRKPRAPVDTRLQGEYCVDSVRQIAQLANKCVGLNPKSRPSMSEVVEKLESIEAVSAKGILRNV; via the exons ATGCCAATGGGCAGTTTGGAATACCAGCTATTCAGAG AGGTCTCTGCAGATCATCTTTCATGGGATTTACGCCTCAAGATTGCGGTTGGGGCTGCCAGAGGCTTGGCCTTCTTGCACAATTCCTGTAATATGATACACAGGGATTTCAAAAGTGCAAATATTTTGCTAGATGAG TCTTACATGGCCAAACTCTCGGACTTTGGATTGGTGAGGTCTGGTCCTCTAGAGGACAAGTCACATGTTTCAACGCAGTTTATGGGTACCACTGGCTATTGTGACCCTGAATACAGAGCAACtg GGCGTCTCACTGTAGAgagtgatgtttatagtttcggCGTCGTGTTGCTTGAGATACTAACAGGTTGCAGGGCATTTGATCCGAGCAGTCCAGCAGATAGAGTTGATTTAGTGGAGTGGACCAGACCATACTTATCCGGTAAAAGAAAACCGCGGGCTCCAGTTGACACGAGATTGCAGGGCGAATATTGTGTGGACTCTGTACGCCAGATAGCACAGCTAGCTAATAAATGCGTCGGACTTAATCCTAAGTCCCGGCCTTCCATGTCTGAAGTCGTGGAAAAACTGGAATCAATAGAAGCTGTCAGTGCTAAAGGAATACTACGGAATGtgtaa
- the LOC104415409 gene encoding probable serine/threonine-protein kinase PIX13 isoform X2 produces the protein MGVCFGTPDFPTPTFAGNPKSGAKWNITTSSSSAASNSCDSRPLPISSSAASNSHALLAAHGKKAFRDGKTVADASLTIFSFAELKAATKNFPADALLGKGGFGCVYKGMLPGKQPYGSAETTMLPGKQPYGSAGTIIAVKILNQNGTQGYREWLVRTKFRLQFLSRNTNTLLCQLQNRM, from the exons atGGGGGTGTGTTTCGGTACTCCTGACTTCCCTACTCCTACCTTTGCTGGTAATCCCAAGTCAG GAGCGAAGTGGAATATCACCACTTCATCATCTTCTGCAGCAAGCAATAGCTGTGACTCGCGGCCTCTCCCTATATCATCTTCTGCAGCCAGCAATAGCCATGCCTTGCTGGCTGCCCACGGCAAAAAGGCCTTCAGAGATGGAAAGACTGTGGCAGACGCCAGCTTGACCATCTTCAGTTTCGCAGAGTTGAAAGCGGCGACCAAAAATTTTCCAGCCGATGCACTGCTTGGAAAGGGAGGATTTGGTTGTGTCTATAAAGGTATGCTTCCTGGGA AGCAACCGTATGGAAGTGCAGAGACTACAATGCTTCCTGGGAAGCAACCGTATGGAAGTGCAGGGACTATAATAGCTGTGAAAATATTAAACCAGAATGGCACTCAAGGGTATAGAGAGTGGCTGGTAAGAACTAAGTTTCGTCTTCAATTCCTTTCTCGGAATACAAATACTTTGCTTTGTCAATTACAAAACCGTATGTAA